A region of Chloracidobacterium sp. DNA encodes the following proteins:
- a CDS encoding SDR family oxidoreductase, translating into MKATLITGASSGIGEAFARRLAAEKHDLVLVARSEKALHELCDELMLEHKITAHYVTLDLTEADADERLFEETEKHGFEIAWLINNAGFGSYGDFAKLDHDTETRMIDLNIRSLVALTHRYLQGMRKRKSGTIINVSSAAGFQPIPFMSTYAATKAFVNSFSEAIAAENRPFGIQVMALCPGPTKTNFQAVARLDLPVEIKGKQTAEEVVEAALRGVKSGRTRIVSGFTNDLVSRVVNFVPNIVITRLMARALRSKYQEGE; encoded by the coding sequence ATGAAGGCAACTCTGATCACAGGTGCATCCAGCGGTATAGGCGAGGCATTTGCACGGCGGCTCGCTGCTGAAAAGCATGATCTTGTGTTGGTTGCCCGTTCAGAAAAAGCCCTTCACGAATTGTGCGACGAACTGATGCTCGAACACAAGATCACGGCCCATTACGTGACACTTGACCTGACCGAAGCAGACGCCGATGAGCGACTATTCGAAGAAACAGAGAAGCATGGATTTGAGATAGCTTGGCTTATCAACAACGCCGGCTTTGGCTCGTATGGTGATTTTGCGAAACTTGACCATGATACCGAAACGCGAATGATCGATCTAAATATTCGTTCGCTTGTCGCGTTGACGCACCGGTATTTGCAGGGAATGAGGAAGCGGAAAAGTGGAACGATCATCAACGTGTCGTCCGCTGCGGGTTTTCAACCGATCCCTTTTATGTCAACTTATGCGGCAACAAAGGCTTTCGTAAATTCTTTTTCCGAGGCCATTGCCGCAGAAAATCGACCGTTTGGCATACAGGTAATGGCACTCTGTCCGGGACCGACAAAAACAAATTTTCAAGCCGTTGCCAGACTTGATCTTCCCGTCGAGATCAAAGGCAAGCAAACTGCGGAAGAAGTTGTCGAAGCGGCTTTGCGCGGCGTCAAAAGTGGACGGACAAGGATTGTATCGGGATTTACGAACGACCTTGTGTCACGCGTCGTAAACTTTGTACCGAATATTGTTATTACACGTTTGATGGCCAGAGCATTGCGTTCGAAGTATCAGGAAGGCGAATGA